A segment of the Cotesia glomerata isolate CgM1 linkage group LG2, MPM_Cglom_v2.3, whole genome shotgun sequence genome:
caaaagaaaattctaaaaattattaaatatttactatattaattataaaaaaattctgaaaattgtcagaaaaaaaaatagactgatgaaattttaaacataccTATTCacagtttaatatttaacatttgtacattatttaaaaattttttttaatttacatagtattatataaaattatttacaaaaatatttataattcattgtacttataaatatataaaagtaattGATCTTAAGTAAGAAAATCAAAATGTTATtggatttttctttttctcagtaaaataaaatccttaagtattaaaaaataattaataatcaattaaagaaagtacaattaaaaaaaaatcataaattaagtaaagGAACAATccttgaagaaattaaatactCTCGACAAGACGGACATTGTGATTGGACCCTAGCCCATTCTGCCAAACAATTCCAACAAAACAAATGACCACACGGAGTCACAGCGGACGGCTGTGCTTCGAAACAAAGCTGGCAATTAGCAACTTTTTCATTACTACTTGCAAGCTGACCAGCGTGATCTTGACCAGCGTCATCATAGTCCTTGTCCTTATTAAAGCCAGCTTGCCGGATCTGTAACACGCACTGGATCAGCGTGATTATTCCCAGGAATTTCAATCCCCAGCTAACGTCTCCCGTCGGGCTCATCCCAAAAACTTTAGCGTAGTCAATCCCGGCGATTTGTCGGCTGATGCTGAACCGGGAATTCATCAAGTAGAACATACACTTCTGGAATACAACAGCGACTGGAATAAAAAGTCTAGCTAggtttaaaatattcaaccAAGCTTCTTTGTGATTCAAGTCATCGCTGCGAGCCGCTGATTGCTTTAATCTGTCGACTATTTTCAGCAGCTCTCTTTCTCCGAAGAGCTCCAGGAGCAAGCACAGAACTCGGGCGTGTATGGTGACTATTTTCCGGTTTTTGATACTCGCTTGCGTTATTCCCGTGTACTCTTCTCCTAAAGTCAAGTTTTCCGAGCCGGATGTGAAGATAAAATACACAAATCGCACGATCTCGCTCTGCCATTGTgtgagtttattattttttattttactcagaaatttttgtaattttccgTCTAATTCTTTGAGGAACTCGTCGTCTCGTTGATGAGCTCGTAGAATTTCAGCTTGATTGGCTGCTCTCATGATTTTCTAAGgacaaattatcaaattataaataaaattatagattacatatttttgaagatggaaattgtaaaaatattaaagggCCATAAAAGAAGAtttgataacatttttatgaaatgatttttggtGCATTGTTTTGAGCTAAATTTTGGAcagtttttaatcaaatttaaaccacatataaaaaatatagtaataaaagcagggaactaatttatatatgaaatttttacaaaaaaaaaaattaattcataagaATAATATCCACttgtttattgataattacatTCGgtgcattattattaataattgtaattataaataatcgagtttataaattttttataacttagtAGTGACAAAGAATGCAGGAAACTCTTTTTTATGATCATTGCTtccataaaataaacaaaaattcattattttgatGTAGATTTCTGTAGGCTGTATAAAGTTGCGATTTTtcttatgaattaatttttttttgtaaaaatttcatatataaattagttccctgcttttattattatattttttatatgtggtttaaatttcattaaaaactgTCCAAAATTTAGCTCAAAACAATGCACCAAAAATCATctcataaaaatgttatcaaaTCTTCTTTCATGGCCTCTTAagacatttttatatttttaggattttttttttcaaaaaaaattttacaagtagaaattctaaaaaataataaatttaattgtttttttaataattttccaaacatttggcattttttatgaaaattaacttggaaaatatttaataattttaagaatttttgtagcaattaaattatggcaaaagaaattgatatctagaaatttaaaagaattaaatatgcaattttttaaaaataattttttagaacaaatttttttgttaaataaatttaaaaaatagtcaagtgactactaactttaatgtcaccattttttcaattttttccttttaaaGCTGGGTCTAGAAAATCACATATAAGAATtgtatgtataattttttagagcttctaaagatgaaattttttaaataaattttttttgccctaatttttgtgtttaaaaaattctaaaacttATCAAATGTCACttaattttatgacattaaagttagcagtcacgtgatcattttttaatttttttttaaaaaacaaatttgttctgaaaaattatttaaaaaaaattgcatttttctttatttttttaattttacatgtcaattttttttttctaatttatttgatataatttgttacaaaaattcttaaagttaaataaatatctactaaattaattttcatttcaatttcagggtcattgttaaataaaatccaTAAATAATTGTGTCTTGCAATTTAAGTGTTACTTAATAACTTacctttaaattaaaaataaaaacaggaagataaaattattttttttatttatttattattctacaCTGAcatttatcaatttcttttcATTTGTTTACGAACAACATTCTGTTTTcactcaattttaaaaataaattttaggttAAGTAATAGCCCCTAGATTTTTctagtaacttttttttagtaactttAAAACAAGTTGGTAATTTATCAGtaactaaaatatatttgaaccattgacaattttttaatttttttaaataaataaatttgctccaAGAAActatatctaaaaaattgcattttttatttttttaattctctaaatgtcaatttttttttctcattttctttgacataacttatttgttaaaaaaattcttaaaattataaaatatcagctaaattaattttcatacttaaaaaattttaaaaaataattaaaatactcttTTTAacaccaagaaaaatttaaaaaaaaaatcaaaattaaattattatattaaaatgattaatcaaaaatagaatttttgtataacgtcattaattttattaaagacgGTGTATATttctttcttcatttttttttttttttttttttacaaataaatattattacattaGCTTCAATAAcggtataattataatttataatatataatataatttttttactcatccGAGTGAATAACTTAAAGACATTGTTACAAGTCCATTGAAtctgtatttaaaattaatttattttcaaattaatcaattatttaattcaaaaatttttagtgtcaaatataatattttttctttgcaaataattcttagtttttttgaaaaagtttcaatacaaatttaataaaacttgcAACTGTCAATAAAAAGGCTGGTATTAAACTACACAATATTTTACCCATACTTTAAGCCGGTTGATtatcatatataatatttatatatattataataaattcatgtattttgtatattaactatcttattattactataaacTAAATAATGCAAATAATCGGCGgactatgaataaatattaactattACATATTTGTGACTTTAAAACATCTGGAGGTGTTTTCTTCTTGTAATTATATTGAgcattcttattaattttatttataattatacaaataatGCATgtataagtaataataaaacgcattaaaaactatttttatttcacttaacaaataataaaatataaaatttaatttaattaattaacaattaataaaacattaaataaatatttctacataattttgtgaacttttttttttaatttgtcattctaattatctaattattgtatttatataaGGAAGACTTGTCATAAATTTCTTTGGGTTTTatgtaacaattatttatcttaaatGTCAcgctattaaaataaaattttacctatctagtgtagtaaacaattttataacaaattattaaatataatatttaagtgtgacaacaataaaaagtaatttacatcaacaatttttcatatccATTATTTTtggtgaagaaataaattgttttatcacaattttcgaCTAAAGACTCGAAGACTTTCAACAAGacattaatttacaataaaaattttccagacAATGATATGCGTGACaaataattacattatttgtaagtaaatttaaatttatctattaaagtattaaaaataatgaatttaaagtATTCTTATGAAGAAATTACTTTCCACggtaaatttcaattattcgATCTTGATCGACGTATTCGAAGATGTGAGGAGCGTCCATTAATATTCCAATAGTTCCAGCTGTTGTAACGATGAAGAAAATGTATAATTGAAGACGATCAATCACCATTGCGACGTATTTCCAATCTTCTCGTGTCTGGAAAATTAACAAGTTATTCAAATCAATTGCTGCCTTAGAAAACAATTCAcataaattgagaaaaaaaaatttatactgcAAAAAATTAGAcaagtaattaaattgttgaaaattttcaaacaaattttcaacaaattaatttcttagctgaagaaatcaaaattttacttttttgtttaaaacagTTCTGtaaatttacgaaaaaaaaatttttgataaaaattcatgcaagttatttatctaaaattgtttttttccaaaccaaaaaaattttttttcaaatagaaaattttcatttcttcagctaaaaaatgaaattgttttaaaaatttccaacaaatcaatttcttagttgaagaaatcaaaattttactcataGTAACTTTCTTGTTCAAAAAAGTTGtgtaaatttaagaaaaaaattttcgataaaaattcacacaagttatttatcaaaattttaggtaattattatttatcaagtgAGTCCACCCTATTTTTGACCatatctaggtgaaaaattaacattttttaatttttttttaatctggtTATTTTTACGgtgcatttatgataaaaaatgtcgtgatagaaaaaattaaagatttcgACAACTTTTTTGccttaaaaaattggaaaaaattttagctttcatgtttttggataaaatttctattttatctttttttgatgttttagatattttttttttaaagtacataaaaaaatgaataattaaaaaaaaaaaaagttgaatatcacaattttctaaaaaattcataaatttttttgaaaattagtaaatttgttaaaattttgataatcaacttttttttttttaattgttcatttttttaagtatttaaaaaaaaaaaaaatatatcaataaaattaaatagaaatttcgttaaaaaaaaataaaaattaaaatagttgacCCCaactgaaaatatttatcaaattttttttttcaataagaaagttactgagaaaaattttcatttttttagctaaaaattaaaattattttaaaaatttccaacaaattaatttcttgtcagAAAAATGTccagattttttcaaaataaatttttcttctaactaataaataaaatttcaaagtatttttttttataaacaaataactcaattatttatacttataaaaaataaaattattttaaaaatttcctaaaaattaatttcttgtcaaaaaaaatgtccatatttttcaaaagaaatttttcctcttagtaataaataaattctcaagCGAAGACTTTTATTCTAAACAAAAAACTCAATTATTTAtccttataaaaaataaaatgacttaaaaaatttcctaaaaattaatttttaaaaggaaaaaagaaacttttcctccaagtaataaataaaatttcaagcaaattattttttttataaccaaAAAATCACCTGAATATAAAGATCTTCATTTCTAAGATGTTCAGCAATGAACTCAACAGCTTCAGTAGCCTTAGTGGCCTCTGGGCTCAGCAAAACCGATTCAGAACTTTCGGAACCGCGTCTATCAGCGCCACCTTCGTTGTTCCCACCAGCAGCGCCGGCGGTTCCAGTTCCAGCCGCGGAAGCGGCAGTACTCGAAGTACCAGTGTGATGCGCTTTGcgattaattttacaattcgGATGATGTAAGTCTGAGAGTTCCATAATTTCCATTTTGGCCTTGGTCATTCCTCCGGGTAAATTTTCCGTAGGACTTCCGGAATAAGTCGAGGTCGGAAGAGTAACATTGGGGATCTCCATCATCCAGCGGAGCCTTGTCTTCTTGGGACGGCGCATCATTAACATCATCGGCAAATACTTGAGAAATATTTTACGAATCATTTGAGGCATCCTGTGAGTCCTGGGGCCTCGGAAGTTccagtttattattattacagtcACCAGAATACTGACGGTGTTCATTATGAAGGTAAATAAAAGATACTTGGCAATAAGAGGCAGTACGAGAGAAGTCGGCGGTAATATTTTAGATACCAGCAGCAGAAACACGACCAAAGAAAGCAGGATACTTATGCCTAGAGTTACTTTTTCCCCGGCTTCGGCTGGTAAGTAGAATACTAAGACACAGAGGAAGGAGATCAGGACTGTTGGAAGGATCAAGTTCACTGTGTAAAACAATGTTTTGCGGCGGATTATTATGTAAAAAGTTATGTCGGTTTCCGTGGGAAAGTCTCCTTGGTAAGTGTTCAAATATGCTGGGACGCTGATTATGTCCCAGGTTCCGCTCTTCCAGTAGTCTGATAGGTCGACGAAGTTCTTGTCGTTGTACAGAGCCAGGGAGACTTGGTCGCCGTTGAACGTCCAAGAGCCGAATTTCATTATGCAGGTTTGCTGGTCGAAGGGAAAGTATGTCACGTCGATTGTACATGAGCTTTGGTAAATCGCTGGTGGGACCCACAGGACTTCACCGTTTGGGTAGATTAGCACGTTGCTTTTATAACGGACTTCATAGTTGCCATCAGcactgtaaatttattattattactatttataaaaatttatttaaagtcttataaattatttggatagaaagtaaaaattattaatgtttaaacaaatcattttttctaaattttctctTCTACACAGTAAgaaattttgcgtcaaaaaacttagtgttcaaaattttcgtgttaaatatttaacatttttatgtgtaaatttaatacttattcTGTTAATCaatacaaaaaagtgttaaatatttaacataaaaatttttagcacaaaattttttactgtgtatttcACGGATTTTCGCGGTTTTCCGcagattgatatttttaaatgaattaaggCTTGTGAgtacttattttaaaattaattttattattattttttttttggtaattatttacaagtcgggtcaaccccattttgggcaattctgcttgtttttacggcacATTTAAggtagaaaaaaatcaaatgttctcaaaaaaccaattatcttaaaatttataattcaaaattatatattaattaatttattagagttgatttgtttttttttttaattaaaataaaattgcaagtgtcaaacaactaggccagtgtcaataactgggtgtTTTaccttatgataaaaaatattgtgaaaggaaaaaataaaaatttcgatagcttttttgcctttaaaattggaaaaaatattggctttcatgtttttggataaaatttctatttcatctttttttttaatattttttatttaaatacataaaaaaacgaacaattaaaaaaaataattgatcaatttgatcaaaaaaaaatttctatgtcCAAATATAAGGCAAAAAAGTgattgaccccacttgtaaataattacctttttttttttgttattaacagcaaattttaattaattagcagattaaaaatcaaaataaaagtcTTTAGTTTCAACTCTTcagtctaaaaaataattatttaaattgaaactttAGTATCCAATCAGAGTTTCTCAAGTTTTGTGTACTTTGAATGTAACGAATGAGTACTCAAAGTTTTGCAAGTGTTCTAAATTTACTTCTAAACTTACAGAAGGTCCCGAGTGTCCAAACTTTTGTTTGTTGAGAagagttcaaaagtttaaaaataacttttataaaaaagttaatttttactaataattcaaaattttttaatttttgactttagatcaattttttttaatataaaatttagttaaaattaatttttttttaattataaaataaaataataataataataaataaaaatattgatgataaaatatcttacttgttaaataaaacaatatcaGGTTTCCAAACTTTATCTGGAGGTAAACGTAGCACTCCGATACCACCGTAATCAGCCTCATCCCATTGAAGCTGATAATCTGTCCATACGAATCTCAACCATACATTCGATTTCATAATTTGGTTTTTTTCATTCTAAattcaatgaattaataattattttaatattttactcagATAATTAAGTATACTTAGAAAATTACGTACCACATTGATGAGCTGGACGAAAGCGAGACCAAATCTCACATGAACTTTCTCAGTCATATTTTGAACTGGTCTGATAAGCTTGTTGTAGCCCCTAAACAAATCTCGCACCAATCTCTCCTCATCTTCAGAGCAGAAGCCTACGacaacaattattgttatttattatattatttgggGTGTAGtgggaaaatttttagacctACCGATACAAAAAACAGCAgatattaacaaaaatctaAGTATTTTAGAGTAGATGTACATTCTGAGCAGAATGACATCCACCGGACTGCCATATTCATCCACCGCCCACAAAATCAATAGGGGTTGTTATCTatacatttaaataatgaGTAAAGCTGCTCTCTACCTTGACATCCCTTGAAAAAAGTTTCTTCTTACTTATCATTGTACAACTTATCGACTATTTCTtcttgaagaaaaattattggtcataattattatctatataattaatagaataaaaaaaaaattgtctccaggatagtcataaagatcttgacttaaattagtaccttttcaaggtttcatttcattctcaccgatagtcaatttattatgatgagtatttaggctgcattcgaagatgctctatctctagacacataattaagaaatgaccttgtatcttgtgaactattgacatttttaaagatataagctcatcccgatgtt
Coding sequences within it:
- the LOC123259513 gene encoding putative peroxisomal biogenesis factor 10, producing the protein MRAANQAEILRAHQRDDEFLKELDGKLQKFLSKIKNNKLTQWQSEIVRFVYFIFTSGSENLTLGEEYTGITQASIKNRKIVTIHARVLCLLLELFGERELLKIVDRLKQSAARSDDLNHKEAWLNILNLARLFIPVAVVFQKCMFYLMNSRFSISRQIAGIDYAKVFGMSPTGDVSWGLKFLGIITLIQCVLQIRQAGFNKDKDYDDAGQDHAGQLASSNEKVANCQLCFEAQPSAVTPCGHLFCWNCLAEWARVQSQCPSCREYLISSRIVPLLNL
- the LOC123259512 gene encoding acetylcholine receptor subunit beta-like 1, with the translated sequence MYIYSKILRFLLISAVFCIGFCSEDEERLVRDLFRGYNKLIRPVQNMTEKVHVRFGLAFVQLINVNEKNQIMKSNVWLRFVWTDYQLQWDEADYGGIGVLRLPPDKVWKPDIVLFNNADGNYEVRYKSNVLIYPNGEVLWVPPAIYQSSCTIDVTYFPFDQQTCIMKFGSWTFNGDQVSLALYNDKNFVDLSDYWKSGTWDIISVPAYLNTYQGDFPTETDITFYIIIRRKTLFYTVNLILPTVLISFLCVLVFYLPAEAGEKVTLGISILLSLVVFLLLVSKILPPTSLVLPLIAKYLLFTFIMNTVSILVTVIIINWNFRGPRTHRMPQMIRKIFLKYLPMMLMMRRPKKTRLRWMMEIPNVTLPTSTYSGSPTENLPGGMTKAKMEIMELSDLHHPNCKINRKAHHTGTSSTAASAAGTGTAGAAGGNNEGGADRRGSESSESVLLSPEATKATEAVEFIAEHLRNEDLYIQTREDWKYVAMVIDRLQLYIFFIVTTAGTIGILMDAPHIFEYVDQDRIIEIYRGK